One window of the Lactococcus lactis genome contains the following:
- a CDS encoding amino acid ABC transporter permease, whose amino-acid sequence MKKNKKIILGIVLLLALIILPALPFLLIKGQYNFHDFWTMFFTKIFSWSAFVDAFLPIIKMILSSLEMTIIAMVFGLLLGLILALVRINKIPILNQLRALFVSFIRGTPILVQLYLSYTGIPLILKAINMNYGTNFNVNTIPAMLFVIVAFALNEGAYNSETIRAAIQSVDKGQIEAAKSLGMTNFQVFMRVTLPEAATVATAPLGNALIGLLKSTSLAFVAGVVEMTARAQIIGGSTFRLFETYLALALVYWPICIIFELLIRGLERKLDVRMPNDKRKNRAQISLSKNPFNQA is encoded by the coding sequence CTTTTGGCTTTAATTATTTTGCCAGCTCTTCCCTTTCTCTTAATCAAAGGTCAGTATAATTTTCATGACTTTTGGACCATGTTTTTCACAAAGATTTTTAGTTGGTCAGCATTTGTAGATGCCTTTTTACCAATTATAAAAATGATTTTGTCGTCTCTTGAAATGACAATAATTGCCATGGTCTTTGGGTTACTTTTAGGACTCATTCTTGCTTTGGTTCGTATTAATAAAATTCCAATTTTGAATCAATTGCGTGCTTTGTTTGTTAGTTTCATTCGTGGAACCCCTATTTTGGTACAATTATACCTTTCATATACAGGGATTCCATTGATTTTAAAAGCAATCAATATGAATTATGGAACGAATTTTAATGTCAATACAATTCCAGCTATGCTTTTTGTCATTGTTGCTTTCGCACTCAATGAAGGAGCTTATAACTCGGAAACAATTCGTGCTGCAATTCAATCCGTTGATAAAGGACAAATCGAAGCAGCCAAATCACTCGGAATGACAAACTTCCAAGTTTTTATGCGTGTGACTTTACCTGAAGCAGCAACCGTTGCAACGGCTCCTTTAGGAAACGCTCTGATTGGACTTTTGAAATCAACTTCACTTGCCTTCGTTGCAGGTGTGGTAGAAATGACAGCTCGTGCTCAAATTATTGGGGGCTCAACCTTCCGTTTATTTGAAACTTATTTAGCCTTAGCTTTAGTTTACTGGCCAATTTGTATTATTTTTGAACTCTTAATTCGTGGATTAGAGCGTAAATTAGACGTAAGAATGCCAAATGACAAACGTAAAAATCGTGCACAAATTTCATTGAGCAAAAACCCATTTAACCAAGCCTAA